The bacterium genome includes a window with the following:
- a CDS encoding class I SAM-dependent methyltransferase yields MSLWRIKAPIYSRLRRLPPLHFILQQEGRQLAALLQQIELPIHRHLDVGSGTGDALALFPAARWRVCVDASPAMLRQLHASPKLAAHAEHLPFRGQSFDFITAIGVSEYVADVAAFFRESRRVLTPEGFFLFTTAPPKPGNCARQILGEPLHFLRSAEVAAHLTRSGWRLLAQRRSWLQEQWLVQPSV; encoded by the coding sequence ATGAGTCTGTGGCGCATCAAGGCGCCGATCTACTCCCGCCTTCGCCGCCTGCCGCCGCTGCACTTCATTCTGCAACAGGAAGGCCGGCAGCTCGCCGCGCTGCTGCAGCAGATTGAACTTCCCATTCACCGGCATTTGGATGTGGGCAGCGGCACCGGCGATGCGCTGGCGCTGTTTCCGGCTGCCCGCTGGCGCGTGTGCGTGGACGCTTCGCCGGCGATGCTGAGGCAATTGCACGCTTCGCCGAAGCTGGCGGCGCACGCCGAGCATTTGCCCTTTCGCGGCCAGTCTTTTGATTTCATCACTGCCATCGGAGTGAGCGAGTACGTTGCGGATGTCGCGGCATTTTTCCGCGAGAGCCGGCGCGTGCTCACGCCGGAGGGTTTTTTCCTGTTCACGACGGCGCCGCCCAAGCCCGGCAATTGTGCGCGGCAGATTTTGGGTGAGCCGCTTCATTTTTTGCGCAGTGCCGAAGTGGCGGCGCACCTCACGCGCAGCGGCTGGCGCCTGCTGGCGCAACGGCGAAGCTGGCTGCAGGAGCAATGGCTGGTGCAGCCGTCTGTGTGA
- a CDS encoding inosine/xanthosine triphosphatase, giving the protein MNDGELRVAIGSLRPPKLEAVREVMSQVAPLLGYRPGRINYIAREVESGVSEVPLSIHEIRRGARNRAEAVRKLVESEFGPVDFAIGLEGGLFILSTARIERVHLQSWAFAERGGLGHYGSSMSMPVPPAVTRAVIEKKEELSAVIDRYAGRSGVRNQDGAFGVLSRGFLNRQQAFELALFAALAPFYHEKLYNLP; this is encoded by the coding sequence ATGAACGACGGGGAATTGCGGGTGGCGATCGGATCGCTGCGGCCGCCGAAACTGGAAGCCGTGCGCGAAGTGATGAGCCAGGTCGCGCCGCTGCTCGGCTACCGGCCGGGTCGGATCAACTACATTGCGCGCGAGGTGGAAAGCGGTGTGTCGGAAGTGCCGCTCTCGATTCATGAGATTCGCCGCGGGGCGCGCAATCGCGCCGAAGCGGTGCGCAAACTGGTCGAGAGTGAATTCGGTCCGGTGGATTTTGCCATCGGCCTGGAGGGCGGGCTGTTCATCCTCAGTACCGCGCGCATCGAGCGCGTGCATTTGCAGAGTTGGGCCTTCGCCGAGCGCGGCGGCCTCGGCCACTACGGCAGCTCGATGAGCATGCCGGTGCCGCCGGCGGTCACGCGCGCGGTGATCGAGAAAAAAGAGGAGCTCAGCGCGGTCATCGACCGCTATGCCGGCCGTAGCGGCGTGCGCAATCAGGACGGCGCTTTTGGCGTGCTCAGCCGCGGCTTTCTCAATCGCCAGCAGGCTTTCGAGCTGGCGCTGTTCGCAGCGCTGGCGCCCTTCTATCACGAAAAACTGTACAACCTGCCATGA
- a CDS encoding 5'-deoxyadenosine deaminase yields the protein MPSILFKNALLVTMNPAREVFHGDLLVEDDRIARLVQADEPDNIALPAAPEARVIDASGCALLPGFVQSHIHLCQTLFRNHAEDLRLLDWLQQKIWPFEAAHHAASMRLSARLGIVELLAGGTTTILDMGSVHHYDEVFAEAERWGLRLVGGKCMMDFGDQTPAGLRESTADSLRESERLRQHWHGAAAGRLRYAYAPRFALSCSEGLLRAVAEAAAAQGCMVHTHAAETAEEEAILQAQKQRSSVAFFHDVGIAGRHCCFAHAVQAKPEDIQMLARDGTAVAHCPGSNLKLASGLAPVVELRRAGVTVGLGADGAPCNNRLDIFREMQLAGLIQKIRHGPQALSAEAVVAMATIEGAAGLGLRREIGSLEVGKKADLTLLRLESVHQTPPNLSEVYSQIVYAAGAGDVRLTMVDGRVCYAGGEIPQLDLAQTIAQARAEWRQLLLRVAL from the coding sequence ATGCCAAGTATCCTCTTCAAAAACGCATTGCTCGTGACCATGAATCCGGCCCGCGAGGTTTTTCACGGCGATTTGCTGGTGGAAGACGATCGCATCGCGCGCCTGGTGCAGGCAGATGAGCCGGACAACATTGCCTTGCCGGCTGCGCCGGAGGCGCGCGTGATCGATGCCAGCGGCTGCGCGCTGCTACCGGGTTTCGTGCAGAGCCACATTCATCTGTGCCAGACTTTGTTTCGCAATCATGCCGAAGATTTGCGTTTACTCGACTGGCTGCAGCAGAAAATTTGGCCGTTCGAGGCCGCGCACCATGCCGCTTCGATGCGCCTGTCCGCGCGGCTGGGCATCGTGGAATTGCTGGCCGGCGGCACGACCACGATTTTGGACATGGGCAGCGTGCATCATTATGATGAAGTCTTTGCCGAAGCCGAGCGTTGGGGTTTGCGCTTGGTGGGCGGCAAGTGCATGATGGATTTCGGCGACCAAACGCCGGCGGGCTTGCGCGAAAGCACCGCCGATTCCCTGCGGGAAAGTGAGCGCCTGCGGCAACACTGGCACGGCGCTGCCGCCGGCCGGCTGCGCTATGCCTATGCCCCGCGCTTTGCGCTTTCCTGTTCTGAAGGCTTGTTGCGCGCGGTGGCGGAAGCGGCGGCCGCACAAGGCTGCATGGTGCACACGCATGCGGCTGAGACTGCGGAGGAAGAGGCCATCCTGCAGGCGCAAAAACAGCGCAGCAGCGTGGCCTTTTTTCATGATGTGGGCATTGCCGGCCGGCATTGCTGCTTTGCGCACGCGGTGCAGGCGAAGCCGGAGGACATTCAGATGCTGGCGCGGGACGGCACCGCGGTCGCGCATTGTCCCGGATCGAATTTGAAGCTGGCCAGCGGCCTCGCGCCCGTGGTCGAACTGCGGCGGGCGGGCGTCACCGTTGGTTTGGGCGCTGACGGCGCGCCCTGCAACAACCGCCTCGACATTTTCAGGGAGATGCAATTGGCGGGTTTGATTCAGAAGATTCGCCACGGCCCGCAAGCGCTCTCCGCTGAGGCCGTCGTGGCAATGGCCACGATCGAGGGCGCCGCTGGTCTGGGATTGCGCCGCGAAATCGGCAGCCTGGAGGTGGGCAAAAAGGCGGACTTGACCTTGCTGCGCCTCGAGAGTGTGCATCAAACGCCGCCCAATTTGAGTGAGGTCTATTCACAAATCGTTTATGCCGCCGGCGCCGGCGATGTCCGGCTCACCATGGTCGATGGCCGGGTGTGTTATGCGGGTGGGGAAATTCCGCAGCTCGACCTCGCGCAAACCATCGCCCAGGCGCGGGCCGAATGGCGGCAATTACTGCTGCGAGTGGCTTTATGA